The following are encoded together in the Daucus carota subsp. sativus chromosome 5, DH1 v3.0, whole genome shotgun sequence genome:
- the LOC108203291 gene encoding uncharacterized protein LOC108203291, translating into MSYWEDLEIDDLLRAIGKSLKNYTELPQPPLTYLHHGTNNLIIEETNYNLHEMKVEHDSLLSKCSEEQIHVYNKVLDSVKAKQGDLFFVYGSGGCGKNFLWRTLIARLRSEGEIVLPVASSRIAATLMPGGRTAHSRFKIPIVLDDYSLCNIGHNLDIAELIRQTKLIIWDEAPMQHRYAFECLDRSLKDIMKAVDPVRATLPFGGITVVLGGDFKQILPVITQGDRGQIVSSCITRSQLWSICTVFLLIKTMRLNQGQSQEEIDELTKFAQWVLDAGDGKLPLPELYVAYATGPE; encoded by the exons atgtcctattgggaggatctag AAATTGATGACTTGCTCCGCGCTATTGGTAAAAGCTTGAAGAATTACACGGAACTCCCACAACCTCCATTGACTTACCTCCACCACGGCACAAATAATCTTATTATTGAAGAAACTAACTACAACCTACATGAAATGAAAGTAGAACATGACAGTCTCTTATCAAAGTGCAGCGAAGAGCAAATTCACGTGTACAATAAGGTTTTGGATTCTGTCAAAGCTAAGCAAGGTGACTTATTTTTTGTGTATGGTAGTGGTGGATGCGGGAAAAATTTCCTGTGGCGTACGCTAATAGCCAGGCTACGATCTGAAGGTGAGATTGTACTTCCTGTAGCGTCATCTAGGATAGCTGCAACACTTATGCCTGGTGGACGGACTGCACATTCTCGATTCAAAATTCCCATTGTTCTTGACGATTACTCGCTTTGCAATATAGGACACAATTTGGATATTGCTGAACTCATTCGACAAACCAAGCTCATTATTTGGGATGAGGCACCTATGCAGCACAGGTATGCGTTTGAATGTTTGGATCGGTCACTCAAGGACATTATGAAAGCTGTTGACCCTGTTCGTGCAACATTGCCATTTGGAGGTATTACTGTTGTGCTGGGaggagatttcaagcagattcTACCTGTGATAACCCAAGGAGATAGAGGTCAAATTGTTTCATCCTGCATTACTAGATCTCAACTTTGGTCTATCTGCACAGTTTTCTTGCTCATCAAGACCATGCGACTCAACCAAGGCCAATCTCAAGAGGAAATTGACGAACTCACTAAGTTCGCGCAGTGGGTTTTAGATGCAGGAGATGGCAAACTGCCTCTTCCGGAGTTATATGTGGCTTATGCAACGGGACCAGAATGA